The DNA sequence GTCCTCGACGGCCTGCGCGCCCTGCGGGGCGGCAAACACGAGGTCATTTTATTCCACGTCCTCGACGCTGCGGAGGAGCGTTTCCCCTTTCGCGACGCGGCGACGTTCGAGGATATGGAGACGTCCGAGGAGGTCGAACTCGACGGGCCGCGGTTCAGAGACGGCTACCTCGACGCGCTGGCGAACTTAAAACGCGACTACCGCCTGGAGTTGGGCGCCCACGATATTGATTACGTGCCGGTGGTTACGGACCGGCCGCCGGCGGAAGTACTCGTTTCGTACCTCGGTAAGCGCCAGGCGATGATGTAGACGCCGGGTCCGTTATGATATCCTTCCTGAACCCCCTTTACCTTTTGCTCCTGCCGCTGGCGGCGCTGCCTTTTTTATTGAACCTCGTTAAAAGGCGCGTGCGCCTTCGCCTCAGGTTCCCGTCGGTCCAGCTGCTTAAAACCGTCGAGGAGCGGCGGGCTCGCCGCCGGCCGAGGTGGTACGAAATATTATTGCTGGCGGTTCGGGTCGCCGTCATCCTTTTATTGGTGTTCACCGTCGCTGGCCCGCGTTTTACGGCCGGGGGGTCCGCGCCGCCGCGGGCGCTAATCGTCGTCGTCGACAACTCGCCGTCCATGACGTACGTCGAGGACGGCGAAACCCGGGCGGCCCGGGCTGGCCGTTACGCCCGCTCGTTGGCGGCGGGCGCGGGGCCGGACGACCTCGGCGCGGTCTTGTGGACCGGCGGGCCGGCGGACGTCGTTTGGGAAAACCTTCGCGACGCCGCCACGACGATATCGCCGCCGCCGGCGGCCGGGGGGAACGTCGCCGATGCGCTGGCCGCGGCGAAGTCCTTATGGGCCGCGCCCGACGCTCGCGGCCGGCGCCCCGAGCTCGCGGTCATTACGGATATGCAGCTGTCGGCGTTCGAGGACGTCGACGCCGTTGCTTCGGCTATGCCGCGCGACGCGTACGTTACTTTTTACGACGTGAGGTCCGAACCGACGCCTTCTTGGAACGTGGCTCTCGCGGGCTTTGGCGTGACGCCCGGGGCGGGTGAGTTTTTTAACGTGAACGTGGAAGTATCACAATATGGCAGGCCGAGGCCGGCGTCGCTCGAGGCTGGGGGCGTCGTCGTAGGGGACGTGCCGGCCGCGGCCCGGGCGACGGCTCGAGTCCCCTTCTCGGAAGGCGGCAGGCACGAATTATCTTGTCGCGGCGGTTATCCGTTCGACGACCGCGTCGACGTTTTCGTTCCCGAGGCGGCCGGCGTCGCGTGCGAGGTGGCGCCGGCGACGCCGGGGGCTCGCTCGTGGCGGGCCGCGTTGGCGGCGGCGGGGTGCGAGGAGGCCGCCGCGCCGGCGTCGTTACCGGGGATATACGTTATGCCGCTGTCGGCGTGGCGGGGGTCGTCCCGCGGCCGCGCGCTGGCCGAAGGTGGTACCGTCGTCGTCGTGGTGCCGGACGACGCCGGGGGAGGTCGATTCGACGACGTTACGACGCTGTCGCCGCTCGAGCTCGTGCCGGCTCGCGTTTCGGCGGACGGCGGCGTCTTGCCCTATGCCGCCTCGGCGGGGACGTTCGAGGCGGCGGGCGTCGCGGCGTTGGAGACGACGGCGCCTTGGCTCGCGGCGGCGGCGACGTCGCCCGGGTTGCCTTTCGCCGTTACGCGCCGTATGGGCAAGGGGGAAGTATTTTTAATATGTACGCCGACGGTGCCGCGGTACACCGACCTCCTTACGTCCCCGGCCTTCGTCGGCTTCGCGTTGGATTTGAGGTTGAGGGCATTAGCGCGCGCGAACCCGGCGTTCGCGCCGGCTCGAGCTTTCGCTTCGCCCGAATCGGACCCGAGGACTATCGGCGAGGAGGGATTGCGGCGGCTCTTTCCGCACGTTGTCGTGACGCGCCACGCGCCGGCGGGGAGGGGCCGCGCCTCCGTGCCGCTGCAGGCGCCGTTAGCCGCGGCGGCGTTACTACTTTTAACGGCGGAGGCGCTACTGGCGAGCGGCGGGGTGCGCGTTCGGGGCGGCCCCCCGGCGGGAAGTATTAAGGCTGGGGCGGAAGCGGGTGGCGTATAGAAACGTAGTTGACAGCCGGCTCCGGTTGACGTAATTTCGAGGTGAAAGGTGGGGATGTCCAATGAATCGTAATAAGGTAACGTTGCCTGGTGTTATATGCGGGGTATTATTCCTCGCGTTCGCGGCGAGTTGCAGCGAGGACGACGGGCCGACGCCGGCGCCGGCCAGCGGCCGGCTTTGGGTTATCGACCAGCCGAATAACGTCGTTCAGGTCTACGATTACGGCGGCGAAAAACTTTTCACCGTCGGCAATTTCCCGTTCTTCTTTAAGCCCAACTGCGTAGAGGTGGACCGGCGCGACGGCTCGGCGTGGGTACTGGACTATTACGTCAACAAACTTCGGAAATTCGACCGTGCCGGGAGCGTCGTATATGAGACGCCGACGGTAGGAGAGCCGCTCATCCGGCGGGGGACTTCCATCGCGGTCGACCAGCGCAACGGCGCGTGCTGGGTCGCGGACCGCTCCCACAGCCGCGTGTTGAAACTCGGCGCGAACGGGGGAGTCCTCGCGACCGTAACCGGCTTCCGCTCGCCGCGCTCGGTCTCGTTGGTATCGGATACCGGCGATTGTTGGGTAACGGATGAATTGCAAAGGCGGGTCGTGAAGTTGCGGGCGGACGCATCGGGCGCCGTCGGCGTCGGCGGGGTAAAGTTGGCCGAGTGCGGCGGCTTCGACGTTCCGTGGGCCGTCGCCGCGGACCCGGGGGGCGGCGCGTGGGTTTTGGATAAGGGCGCGGGCGCCGTCGTGAAAGTCAGCGGCGCCGGCGAGCGTAAGGCCGAAGTCACCGGCTTCGACTTCCCATATTGTGCCGTCGCGTCCCGCGCCGCGAATTGCGTCTTCGTCGTCGATTACGAGAAGGGTTGGCTGGCGGCTTTACCGCGGGGGGTGGTGGGTACGGGTAACGCGAAGGAGGCCGCGAAGTTCGTATTGACCGGCTTACCCTTTCCGACGGACGTCGAGCTCGACGAAGAAGGCGGCTTCGTATTCGTCGCCGCCAGCGACGCCGTCAGCCGCTATTCCACCTCGGGAGGACTTTTATATAAATATCCGGAATTGACGCTGCCCGTAGCCGCGGCCGCCGACCCGGCGCCGTAGCGTTGCGGGCCGTCCGGGTTCGTCCGCGGATGCGGGGGTACGCGGCAAAAGCGGACCGTTGGCGGACGTCGATAAATATGTTATAATATGTCAGGTTTACGGTATTAAATTTACGCCGGCGCAGGGCCGGCCTGAGACGAGAAGGTGGATGATGAGAAAAGCGATCATTATCGTTGCGGCGTTGGGTTTAGCGGCCGCGGCGTACGCGGTGCAAGCCCCTACGTGGGCCAGGGTGTACTACGACTCCGCGGCCGCGATGGAACGTGATATCCTGGCCGCCGGCATGGACGTATGCTCGGGGGGCGAGGGGTATGTCGACGTTATCGCCCCCGCGGAGGAACTCGCCGGTTTGCAGGAGCTCGGTTACCGAATCGAGGTAATCGCGGAGGACGCCGGCGCCGGCATCGCGGCCTTGCCGCCCGACCTCGGGCTCTACCATACCTACCAGGAGATGTTGGACGAGCTGAAGCAGCGGGAGACCGCGTACCCGAGTATTTGCAAGCTCTACGACGTCGGCGACACGTGGGAAAGCCGCGAGATGTGGTGCTTGAAGGTCTCGGACAACCCGGCGCAGAGCGAGCAGGAGCCCAGGCTCTTCGTCGTAGGTAATCACCACGCCCGGGAGCTGATGACGGTCGAGATACCGTTACGGTTTATAAAAGTACTCCTGGAGGGTTACGCGACGAACCCCGATATCAAGTATTACGTCGACAACTACGAGATCTATTTTATGCCTATGGCCAACCCCGACGGCCACGTATACGTCGAGAACAACAGCGGCGGCAGCCCCTCTTATTGGTGGCGGAAGAATCGCCGCGACAGCGGCGGCGGCGTATACGGCGTGGACATCAACCGCAACTACAGCTATAAATGGGGTTACGACGACCGGGGCTCGAGCCCCAACCCTTCCTCCACTACGTACCGCGGCCCCGCGGCCTTCAGCGAGCCGGAGACTACCGCCATACGAAACCTGATGAAGGACGTGGACTTCAAGTTCGCGCTGGACTACCACAGCTACGGCGAATACTTACTCATACCCTATTGTTACGATACCCTCGAGAGGGCGCCCAACCCGGAGCGGAACTATTTCCTCGAGATCGGCAACGGCATGAACACGAAGCTCGGCAGCCGGTACCTCGTCGGCACGTCGCTCGAGACGTTGCGTTACCCGGTCAACGGCGGGTCTATCGACTACCACTTCGGCGAGACGGCGGAGAAGAACAAGATATACGGTTGGTGCTTCGAGGTGAATACCCGTACCGAGGGTGGCTTCGGGCCGCCCGACACGCTGATCGAGCCGACGTGCAAAGAGCACGAGGGCGTCTTCATGTGGTTCCTCGATTACATGAGGAAGTTCGTCGGCGTTGAGCTCGCGGGTTTCGACGGGTACGCGCGCGAAGGCCGCGCCGTATTGACCTGGGCTACCGCCGGCGAGTACAACCACGCCGGCTTTAACCTCTACCGCGACGCGGCGGGCGCTGGCGACGAAGGCCGCGTCAAAATCAACGACGCGCTCATCGTCGGCAAGTCTCCTTATAGGTTCGTAGACGACGTCGTCGAGGCGGGGAAGAGCTATAACTATTACCTGGAGGACGTCGACCTGAACGGCAAGGGGACGCTGCACGGCCCGGCCCGGGTGGATATGCAGTCGGGTGCCAAGGCCTCCTTCGCGCTGGCGCAGAACGCGCCCAACCCGGCGCGCGCGGCTACTACGATAGCGTTCTCGGTGCCGGCGGCCTGCGACGCCAAGGTCGCGGTTTACGATATAGCGGGGCGCAAAGTCGCGACGCCGTTCGCGGGTCAGGCCAAAGCGGGCGAGAACGAGCTGGCCGTCGACGTGTCAACGCTCGCGCCGGGCGTATACACGTACCGGTTGGAGGCGGGCGGCGCCACGGCCGCGAAGCGGATGGTCGTGGTTCGGTAATAAAGAGATATGTATCGAGCAGGGCGACGACCCCGGCCTGAAGGCCGGGGTTTTCGTAATTAGGGATTACGGTTGCCGCCGGGCGGCGGCCGTGTTACGCTTGGTCGGAAGGTAATATGCGGCGGCTCAATATTTACATTTGGGCGATGCTATCCTTGTTGGTGCTGCTCGCCGTCGGCGTCATAATAATGCCGGCCGCCGGGCCGTACCGGCCTTTTACCATCGCCGCGGCGCTTACTATTTCTGCCGCGGTCGCGGCCTTCTTCGTCGTCCGCGCGTTTTGGGCGGCGCGCCGGGTACCGGTACTCCGTTCCGCGTGGGGGCTTTTGTCGGCGGGCACCCTCTGTTGGTTCGGCGGCGAGGTTATTAATTCCTGTCACGCTATAGGGCCGGACCCTTCGCCCGAGTATCCTTTATACTCGGACCTCTTGTGGGGCATCGGGTCGGCTTTCTTGGTCGCGGCCTTGGTCATCAAAGTCGTCAAGAGGCCCCGCCGGGTATCGCCGCAGGCCGTCGCGGGGGCGCTCGCGACGGCGGCGTTAGCACTCATCGTGACGGTAAACTTCGTTTTGGTCCCGGCGCTTCGCAACCCGGCCCTTACGCCGGGCGAATGTTTTTTGGATTGTTTCGTCGTAAGTGCCGATTTCGTCCTGGGTGCGCTCGCGTTGATAGTAATAGCCGTATACGGCGGCCGCGGCATGGGGAGGCCGTGGGCGCAACTCGCCGTCGGCCTTATCTTCTACGCCGTGGGGGACGCCATCCACTGGCATCTCACCGAAGCCGGCCAGCACGGCCCCGCCGGGAGCCTGGTGGCGGCGCTCTTTTGGACCTCGGGGTATTTGTTGGTCGGCCTGGGGGCTTATTACCGTCGTCTGGTCTTTAAAGGCGTAATAAAGTTGCCGGTAGTCGACGGCGAAGTCGGGTCGCCGTCCGAGTAACGGCTCCCCGGCGACTCCGGTTAGCCGGGTATGCAGAAAACCCTTGACGGGGTATTAGCTTTCCCGTAAACTCCTGTTAACGTGCGAACGAGGTTGACCTAATGGGCGAAGGGATACGCCTGGGTATCGGCGTTTACACGACGCTCGAGCTTGTCGCGCGGGCCCGCGATAAGTTCGGCCGGCGCGTCTTCGCGCAGCGGCGCCTGCCGAGCGGCGAGTTCTCGCGCGTTACGTACGACGAACTCTACGACGACGTCGTCGGCCTGGGCGCGGCGCTTGCGAAGATAGGCGTGCTGGCCGGGACGCCCGTCGGCGTCGTCGGCGAGAACCGATACGAGTGGGCCGTGGCGTACCTCGCGACGACCGGCGGCGGGGCGGTATGCGTACCGCTCGACCCGCAGCTGAAGGAAAAAGAGCTCGCCGGCATCTTGGAGAAGGCCAAGGTCGAGCTCGTGATATCGTCGCCGTCGTCGCTCGGGGCGATTGAGAAACTTAAAGGCCGCCTTCCCAAATTGCGGGAATTGGTTTCTATGGAGGAGGGCGTCGAGGGCTCGAGCCGGGGATGGCTCGAGACGCTGGCGACGGGCGACGACGCCGCGGGTCGCGAGGAGTACCTGAGTCGGGAAGTCTCGTTGGACGACCTTGCCGTATTGTTGTTTACCAGCGGCACGACGGGCGCGTTCAAGGCCGTTATGTTGACCCACCGCAACCTGGGCGCCAACGTCGACCAGGTATACCGGTCGCTCTATTTCGACGAGAACGACGTCTTCTTGTCGCTCTTGCCGCTTCACCATACCTTCGAGGCGACGGCCGGGATGCTCATCCCGATCTCGGGCGGGTGTACCATAACCTACGCCCGTTCGTTCAAGTCCAAAGAGATAATAGAGGACGTCCGCGACGCCGGCGTGACGATGATGTGCGGCGTCCCGTTGCTTTACGAGAAGATGCTAGCCGGCCTGCGCCGCGCGGTAGGCGACGCGCCGCCGCTCCAACGCGTCCTCTTTAAAACTTTCATGGGCCTCACGCGCTGCGCCCACGTCCTCACGGGGGCGAACCTGGGCCGGTCCTTCTTCGCCGGTATGCGGAAGAAAGCGGGGCTGGATACCGTCCGGATGTTCATCTCCGGCGCCGCGCCGCTCAAGGCCGAGGTATCGCGCACTTTTTATTACCTCGGCTTGAACCTCCTGCAAGGCTACGGCCTGACGGAGACGTCGCCGGTGGTTTCCGTGAACGTTCCCCATCGAATCAAGTTCGCCTCGAGCGGCCTTACTGTCCCCGGCGTCCGCGTTCGCATCCACGAGCCTAATGCGGAGGGCGTAGGCGAGGTGGCCGTCGCGGGCGACAACGTGATGGTCGGTTATTACGAAGACCCGGCGTTGACCGCCGGCGTGCTCCGCGACGGCTGGTTCTATACCGGCGACGCGGGGTGGCTCGACCGCGACGGGTACGTCTACATAACGGGCCGTATTAAAAACGTGATAGTTACGCCGGCGGGTAAGAACGTTTACCCCGAGGAAGTGGAGGCGGAGCTGGGGGCCGCGGCCGAGGTCGCGGAGGCCGCGGTTATGGCGATGCGGGACCCGTCGAGCGGCCGGGAAGTCGTGGGCGCCGTCGTCTACCCCGATTACGAGTACCTGGAGGGCGAAGCGCGTCGCGCCGGCGTACCGCTTACGGACGAGTTCGTGGAGGGGCGGGTGCGAGAGGCCGTCGCCGGGTGCTGCCGCTCGTTGGCCGACTACAAGCGCGTAAAAATTATAAAAATCCGTAAAGAAGAATTTCCCAAAACGACGACGCGAAAAATCAAGCGGTACCTCTTCCGCGACGGCGAACAGGTACGCGAGGCGTAACGGCGGTTGGTTCGCGCTTCGCGTTGCGGGTGCTCCAGCCCTTGCGGGGAAGAGTTAGCGGCAGACGGCTTTTGAAAACGGGTGTTTTTTAGCCTGCCGGAGAAACGTCTAAATACGAAAAAACCCCTTGACAGGGGCCCGGTCGTCGGTTATATTAGTAATAGGAATGATTATTATTCGCATACGACGGGGCCGCTGACGCATCTACTTAAACGGAGGTAGGACCATGGGTTATGGCGGCCGGAGAATAGAAGAATTCCTTAACGTCTTGGCCAGCTCGGCCCCCGTTCCGGGCGGCGGTAGCGTCGCGGCGTTGGCCGGCGCGTTGGGGGCGTCGCTTTTAACGATGGTCGGCGAGATAACGATGGGTAAAAAGAAACCGGAGGATAAAACGCCGATAGAAGAGGCGCTCAAGGCGCTCGAGCCTATGCGCGGCAGGTTCACCGAGTTGATCGACGAGGACGCGGCTTCGTTCGAAAAGGTAATGGCGGCCTTTAAGTTGGCCAAAGAGGACGAAAGCCAACAGCAGGCGCGGAAGGCCGCGATTGAGGAAGCGACCATCGG is a window from the bacterium genome containing:
- a CDS encoding cyclodeaminase/cyclohydrolase family protein, with translation MGYGGRRIEEFLNVLASSAPVPGGGSVAALAGALGASLLTMVGEITMGKKKPEDKTPIEEALKALEPMRGRFTELIDEDAASFEKVMAAFKLAKEDESQQQARKAAIEEATIGAAAVPLETARTAVAALEAGAALAEHGSRSAVSDVACGALCLEVSARAAGYNIRINLAGIENADERARFEGGLAEIEKKLAALARVRERAEERLG
- a CDS encoding M14 family zinc carboxypeptidase gives rise to the protein MMRKAIIIVAALGLAAAAYAVQAPTWARVYYDSAAAMERDILAAGMDVCSGGEGYVDVIAPAEELAGLQELGYRIEVIAEDAGAGIAALPPDLGLYHTYQEMLDELKQRETAYPSICKLYDVGDTWESREMWCLKVSDNPAQSEQEPRLFVVGNHHARELMTVEIPLRFIKVLLEGYATNPDIKYYVDNYEIYFMPMANPDGHVYVENNSGGSPSYWWRKNRRDSGGGVYGVDINRNYSYKWGYDDRGSSPNPSSTTYRGPAAFSEPETTAIRNLMKDVDFKFALDYHSYGEYLLIPYCYDTLERAPNPERNYFLEIGNGMNTKLGSRYLVGTSLETLRYPVNGGSIDYHFGETAEKNKIYGWCFEVNTRTEGGFGPPDTLIEPTCKEHEGVFMWFLDYMRKFVGVELAGFDGYAREGRAVLTWATAGEYNHAGFNLYRDAAGAGDEGRVKINDALIVGKSPYRFVDDVVEAGKSYNYYLEDVDLNGKGTLHGPARVDMQSGAKASFALAQNAPNPARAATTIAFSVPAACDAKVAVYDIAGRKVATPFAGQAKAGENELAVDVSTLAPGVYTYRLEAGGATAAKRMVVVR
- a CDS encoding BatA domain-containing protein, encoding MISFLNPLYLLLLPLAALPFLLNLVKRRVRLRLRFPSVQLLKTVEERRARRRPRWYEILLLAVRVAVILLLVFTVAGPRFTAGGSAPPRALIVVVDNSPSMTYVEDGETRAARAGRYARSLAAGAGPDDLGAVLWTGGPADVVWENLRDAATTISPPPAAGGNVADALAAAKSLWAAPDARGRRPELAVITDMQLSAFEDVDAVASAMPRDAYVTFYDVRSEPTPSWNVALAGFGVTPGAGEFFNVNVEVSQYGRPRPASLEAGGVVVGDVPAAARATARVPFSEGGRHELSCRGGYPFDDRVDVFVPEAAGVACEVAPATPGARSWRAALAAAGCEEAAAPASLPGIYVMPLSAWRGSSRGRALAEGGTVVVVVPDDAGGGRFDDVTTLSPLELVPARVSADGGVLPYAASAGTFEAAGVAALETTAPWLAAAATSPGLPFAVTRRMGKGEVFLICTPTVPRYTDLLTSPAFVGFALDLRLRALARANPAFAPARAFASPESDPRTIGEEGLRRLFPHVVVTRHAPAGRGRASVPLQAPLAAAALLLLTAEALLASGGVRVRGGPPAGSIKAGAEAGGV
- a CDS encoding NHL repeat-containing protein produces the protein MNRNKVTLPGVICGVLFLAFAASCSEDDGPTPAPASGRLWVIDQPNNVVQVYDYGGEKLFTVGNFPFFFKPNCVEVDRRDGSAWVLDYYVNKLRKFDRAGSVVYETPTVGEPLIRRGTSIAVDQRNGACWVADRSHSRVLKLGANGGVLATVTGFRSPRSVSLVSDTGDCWVTDELQRRVVKLRADASGAVGVGGVKLAECGGFDVPWAVAADPGGGAWVLDKGAGAVVKVSGAGERKAEVTGFDFPYCAVASRAANCVFVVDYEKGWLAALPRGVVGTGNAKEAAKFVLTGLPFPTDVELDEEGGFVFVAASDAVSRYSTSGGLLYKYPELTLPVAAAADPAP
- a CDS encoding AMP-binding protein; this translates as MGEGIRLGIGVYTTLELVARARDKFGRRVFAQRRLPSGEFSRVTYDELYDDVVGLGAALAKIGVLAGTPVGVVGENRYEWAVAYLATTGGGAVCVPLDPQLKEKELAGILEKAKVELVISSPSSLGAIEKLKGRLPKLRELVSMEEGVEGSSRGWLETLATGDDAAGREEYLSREVSLDDLAVLLFTSGTTGAFKAVMLTHRNLGANVDQVYRSLYFDENDVFLSLLPLHHTFEATAGMLIPISGGCTITYARSFKSKEIIEDVRDAGVTMMCGVPLLYEKMLAGLRRAVGDAPPLQRVLFKTFMGLTRCAHVLTGANLGRSFFAGMRKKAGLDTVRMFISGAAPLKAEVSRTFYYLGLNLLQGYGLTETSPVVSVNVPHRIKFASSGLTVPGVRVRIHEPNAEGVGEVAVAGDNVMVGYYEDPALTAGVLRDGWFYTGDAGWLDRDGYVYITGRIKNVIVTPAGKNVYPEEVEAELGAAAEVAEAAVMAMRDPSSGREVVGAVVYPDYEYLEGEARRAGVPLTDEFVEGRVREAVAGCCRSLADYKRVKIIKIRKEEFPKTTTRKIKRYLFRDGEQVREA